The following are from one region of the Heliangelus exortis chromosome 2, bHelExo1.hap1, whole genome shotgun sequence genome:
- the SIRT5 gene encoding NAD-dependent protein deacylase sirtuin-5, mitochondrial gives MLMTFFQFAPRRLVSQASCRLKASSSKKQKVCLEMARPSSNMADFREVFAKAKHIAIITGAGVSAESGVPTFRGAGGFWRKWQAQELATPAAFARNPSRVWEFYHYRREVMLSKHPNPAHIAIAECERRLSKQGRSVVVITQNIDELHRKAGTKHLLEIHGSLFKTRCTNCGNVAANYKSPICPALAGKGAPDPETEDAAIPVEDLPQCEEDGCNGLLRPHVVWFGETLDPDILTEVEKELEICDLCLVVGTSSVVYPAAMFAPQVSARGVPVAEFNMEATPATDRFRFHFPGPCGTTLPPALARHQTEIIS, from the exons ATGCTGATGACTTTCTTCCAATTTGCCCCTAGAAGGTTGGTTTCACAAGCATCTTGCCGACTGAAGGCTTCTTCatcaaagaaacagaaggtTTGCTTGGAAATGGCTCGCCCTAGTTCAA ATATGGCTGATTTTCGGGAGGTGTTTGCCAAAGCGAAGCACATCGCCATTATCACAGGAGCTGGCGTTAGTGCGGAGAGCGGAGTCCCGACCTTCAGAGGGGCTGGAGGCTTCTGGAGGAAGTGGCAAGCCCAG GAGTTGGCTACGCCAGCAGCTTTTGCACGAAACCCTTCTCGCGTGTGGGAATTTTACCATTACCGCCGGGAAGTGATGTTGAGTAAACATCCAAACCCTGCACATATTGCCATTGCAGAGTGTGAGAGGAGGCTGAGCAAGCAAGGAAGGAGCGTTGTGGTCATTACACAGAATATTGATGAACTGCACAGAAAGGCAGGCACAAAGCACCTCTTAGAAATTCACG GTAGTTTATTTAAAACTCGATGCACCAACTGTGGAAACGTGGCTGCAAATTACAAGAGCCCAATATGCCCCGCATTGGCCGGGAAAGG GGCTCCAGATCCTGAAACAGAAGATGCTGCAATTCCAGTTGAGGATCTTCCTCA GTGTGAGGAGGACGGCTGCAATGGGCTCCTTCGTCCCCATGTTGTGTGGTTTGGGGAAACCCTGGATCCTGACATTCTCACAGAGGTTGAGAAGGAGCTTGAGATCTGTGACCTCTGCTTGGTA GTTGGGACTTCCTCCGTGGTGTATCCTGCTGCTATGTTTGCACCTCAGGTATCAGCCAGAGGAGTACCAGTTGCAGAATTTAACATGGAAGCCACTCCTGCTACAGATAGATTCAG GTTTCACTTCCCGGGCCCTTGCGGGACTACTCTGCCACCGGCGCTGGCCCGCCACCAGACGGAGATCATCTCCTGA
- the NOL7 gene encoding U3 small nucleolar RNA-associated protein NOL7, with protein sequence MVRRRQEVAGKREVPSALLSPPSSEDEAPEEVSFGVAKEAAETERKLVGEAARRHREQLKEKRRRRQELFTEQKKRKLLPEAVLQELTAAPPTRADDGQEATGDPDKQRGDEAAKKRNRQPQRGVKKDKGRKGARSKGNYKAVCLKDQSVTGLHEQLAKDFVNTHLYGPAAKRAQANEFFSIENKKKAVKAPAVQFVDKAWGQEQKEKATRFKKRWLAAQLKNKV encoded by the exons ATGGTGCGGCGGCGGCAAGAGGTGGCGGGGAAACGTGAGGTCCCCTCCGCGCTCCTCAGTCCGCCCTCCTCGGAGGATGAGGCCCCGGAGGAGGTGTCCTTTGGCGTGGCCAAAGAGGCGGCCGAGACCGAACGGAAGCTCGTGGGGGAGGCGGCCCGGAG GCACcgggagcagctgaaggagaagcGGCGGCGGCGCCAGGAGCTGTTCACGGAGCAGAAG AAGCGGAAGCTGCTCCCCGAGGCCGTGCTCCAGGAGTTGACCGCCGCGCCGCCCACACG AGCCGATGATGGGCAGGAGGCGACAGGTGACCCAG ataagCAACGTGGAGATGAGGCtgcaaagaagagaaacagacaACCCCAAAGGGGGGTGAAGAAAGACAAGGGAAGAAAGGGTGCCAG GTCAAAAGGAAACTATAAGGCTGTGTGCTTAAAAGATCAGAGTGTAACAGGCCTCCACGAACAGCTCGCCAAAGACTTCGTGAACACTCATCTCTATGGACCAGCTGCCAAGCGGGCACAGG caaatgaatttttttccattgaaaataagaaaaaagcgGTTAAAGCACCTGCAGTTCAGTTTGTGGACAAAGCTTGGG ggcaagaacaaaaggaaaaagcaacaaggTTTAAAAAACGTTGGCTCGCAGCAcagcttaaaaataaagtatga